The following coding sequences lie in one Saccharopolyspora hordei genomic window:
- the eccB gene encoding type VII secretion protein EccB, translated as MASTPTTKSQVQAYRFVLRRMESALVRKDAVMLHDPMGSHKRATIAGAVLAAIACIGFLVWGLFGGMGSVPQPGSIVIGKETGSVFVVTSDEDAEKRLIPMLNVASAKLLVMAQGGAQGGGPIPTTVVKESALAEIPRGSLTGLVNAPTYLPDAKNIAEPSWAICDVGQVKDTLNDARVEAATKVQTTVIGGDGHHGTELRPDQSLYVKDQTSGREYLVYRVEDLPGKPHTHVVKSMVNRNETTILDMYGLRGATPRTISTHMLNAIPEVPALRVPAIDGDGDQLSYMSNRKVGDVVRRTVPGQPDEFYLLLPSGKQKISEGAAAVLHADKTNSRDIPNATGAVTDADEADDDEKINLSHFPVAVPSPVTFQQSDTSCLSWKNVNGDQNITVTLNKGTPAVKPAVKLAQYDGTGPNVDYFYMPAGKAAVVRATSNEAGADSGPLFLVSDQGVQYGIKDVATAQGLGVVGGAGDIKAGPSWLTRVLPKGDFLDPANASMTYDAVPVGPGVNRPPKNTQQQAGAAPMMGS; from the coding sequence ATGGCATCAACACCCACAACCAAGTCACAGGTCCAGGCGTACCGGTTCGTGCTCCGACGCATGGAGTCCGCGCTGGTGCGCAAAGACGCGGTGATGCTCCACGATCCGATGGGTTCGCACAAGCGGGCCACGATCGCCGGGGCCGTGCTCGCCGCCATCGCATGCATCGGGTTCCTGGTGTGGGGCCTGTTCGGCGGCATGGGTTCGGTGCCGCAACCGGGGTCGATCGTCATCGGCAAGGAGACCGGCAGCGTCTTCGTCGTCACGTCCGACGAAGACGCGGAGAAGCGGCTCATCCCGATGCTCAACGTGGCGTCGGCGAAGCTGTTGGTGATGGCGCAGGGCGGCGCGCAGGGCGGTGGCCCGATCCCGACCACGGTGGTGAAGGAGTCGGCGCTGGCGGAGATCCCGCGCGGTTCGCTCACCGGTCTGGTCAACGCCCCGACCTACCTGCCGGACGCGAAGAACATCGCCGAGCCGTCGTGGGCGATCTGCGACGTCGGCCAGGTCAAGGACACCCTCAACGACGCCCGCGTGGAGGCGGCGACCAAGGTCCAGACGACCGTCATCGGCGGGGACGGGCACCACGGCACCGAGCTGCGGCCGGACCAGTCGCTGTACGTCAAGGACCAGACCTCCGGCCGGGAGTACCTCGTCTACCGGGTGGAGGACCTGCCCGGCAAGCCGCACACCCACGTGGTCAAGTCGATGGTCAACCGCAACGAGACCACGATCCTGGACATGTACGGCCTGCGGGGCGCGACGCCGCGCACCATCAGCACGCACATGCTCAACGCCATCCCCGAGGTGCCGGCGCTGCGCGTGCCGGCCATCGACGGTGACGGCGACCAGCTGAGCTACATGAGCAACCGCAAGGTCGGTGACGTGGTGCGCCGGACCGTCCCGGGCCAGCCGGACGAGTTCTACCTGCTGCTGCCGAGCGGCAAGCAGAAGATCAGCGAGGGCGCGGCGGCGGTGCTGCACGCGGACAAGACCAACAGCCGGGACATCCCGAACGCGACCGGTGCCGTCACCGACGCCGACGAGGCCGACGACGACGAGAAGATCAACCTCTCCCACTTCCCGGTGGCGGTGCCCAGCCCGGTCACCTTCCAGCAGTCCGACACCTCGTGCCTGAGCTGGAAGAACGTCAACGGCGACCAGAACATCACGGTCACCCTGAACAAGGGCACGCCGGCGGTGAAGCCGGCGGTCAAGCTGGCGCAGTACGACGGGACCGGCCCGAACGTCGACTACTTCTACATGCCGGCGGGCAAGGCGGCCGTGGTGCGCGCCACCTCGAACGAGGCCGGTGCGGACAGCGGTCCGCTGTTCCTGGTCTCCGACCAGGGCGTGCAGTACGGCATCAAGGACGTCGCCACCGCGCAGGGTCTCGGCGTGGTCGGCGGTGCCGGTGACATCAAGGCGGGTCCGTCCTGGCTGACGCGGGTGCTGCCCAAGGGCGACTTCCTCGACCCGGCCAACGCGAGCATGACCTACGACGCGGTGCCTGTCGGTCCGGGCGTCAACCGCCCGCCGAAGAACACCCAGCAGCAGGCCGGAGCGGCCCCGATGATGGGGAGCTGA